A single Pantoea rwandensis DNA region contains:
- a CDS encoding protein-disulfide reductase DsbD, with translation MAARLSRLMGLCLALLFCFSAQANIFSPHNNSRFVPVDQAFGFDFSQQGNQLTLSWKVKDGYYLYRQQIHVTPQKAQMAPLALPSGQPHEDEFFGKSEIYPQDLQVPITLHQAESGATLTVTYQGCAAAGFCYPPETRSVPLTPVAANHDAPAVNAQPAQQRTPLPFSPLWALLIGIGVAFTPCVLPMYPLISSIILGGQRRYSAGRLFALAMVYVQGMALTYTVLGMVVAAAGLRFQAALQHPYVLIGLSVLFMVLALSMFGLFSLQLPSRLQTRLTLWSNRQQGGSLPGVFMMGALAGLICSPCTTAPLSAILLYIAQSGNLWAGAGTLWLYAFGMGLPLIAVTMFGNKLLPKSGPWMQSVKEGFGFVILALPVFLLERVVGDVWGLRLWSLLGVALFAWAFSLSLRANGKWRILQIVMLAAALVVARPLQDWAFGSSVTAQSVAHLPFKTVASSEQLDSALQQAQGRITMVDLYADWCVACKEFEKYTFSDEAVRADLSQVQLLQANVTANNAQDNALLQHLQVLGLPTILFFDAQGKEIPDSRITGFLSAADFRAHLHNLSR, from the coding sequence ATGGCTGCACGACTTTCTCGCCTGATGGGCCTTTGCCTCGCATTGCTGTTTTGCTTTTCAGCACAGGCCAATATCTTCTCACCTCACAATAACAGCCGCTTTGTGCCGGTGGATCAGGCATTTGGCTTCGATTTCAGCCAGCAGGGCAACCAACTCACACTGAGCTGGAAGGTGAAGGACGGCTATTACCTTTATCGTCAGCAGATTCATGTGACGCCGCAGAAAGCACAGATGGCACCGCTGGCTCTGCCGTCAGGACAGCCGCATGAGGATGAGTTCTTCGGCAAGAGCGAAATCTATCCGCAGGATTTACAGGTGCCTATCACTCTGCATCAGGCTGAGTCCGGTGCCACGCTCACGGTGACCTATCAGGGCTGTGCGGCCGCCGGTTTCTGCTACCCGCCCGAAACCCGCTCAGTGCCGCTCACTCCGGTTGCCGCCAATCACGATGCACCCGCCGTGAACGCGCAGCCTGCGCAACAGCGTACGCCACTGCCGTTTTCACCGCTGTGGGCGCTGCTGATTGGCATCGGCGTCGCCTTCACGCCGTGCGTATTGCCGATGTATCCGCTGATCTCCAGCATCATTCTCGGTGGCCAGCGTCGCTACTCTGCTGGACGCCTGTTCGCGCTGGCGATGGTCTATGTGCAAGGGATGGCGTTGACCTATACCGTGCTTGGCATGGTGGTGGCCGCTGCAGGGCTGCGTTTCCAGGCTGCACTGCAGCATCCATACGTGTTGATTGGCCTGTCAGTGCTGTTCATGGTGCTGGCGTTGTCGATGTTTGGCCTGTTCTCACTGCAACTGCCTTCCCGTCTGCAAACACGCCTGACGCTGTGGAGCAACCGTCAGCAAGGCGGTTCATTGCCGGGCGTATTTATGATGGGCGCACTGGCGGGATTGATCTGCTCGCCCTGCACCACCGCGCCGCTGAGTGCCATTCTGCTGTATATCGCACAAAGCGGTAACCTGTGGGCCGGTGCGGGCACGCTGTGGCTGTATGCCTTCGGCATGGGCCTGCCGCTGATTGCGGTCACGATGTTTGGCAATAAGTTGCTGCCGAAAAGTGGTCCGTGGATGCAAAGCGTCAAAGAAGGTTTCGGCTTTGTGATTCTGGCGCTGCCGGTCTTTTTGCTGGAGCGAGTCGTTGGCGATGTCTGGGGATTACGTCTGTGGAGCCTGCTCGGCGTGGCCTTATTTGCCTGGGCGTTTAGCCTCAGCCTGCGCGCTAATGGCAAATGGCGCATTCTGCAAATTGTGATGCTGGCGGCAGCACTGGTGGTCGCGCGTCCGTTGCAGGATTGGGCCTTTGGCAGCAGCGTCACTGCGCAATCTGTCGCACATCTGCCGTTTAAAACGGTGGCCAGCAGCGAGCAGCTTGATAGCGCATTGCAGCAAGCACAAGGCCGCATCACCATGGTCGATCTCTACGCTGATTGGTGTGTGGCGTGCAAAGAGTTTGAGAAATATACCTTTAGCGATGAAGCCGTGCGTGCCGATTTAAGTCAGGTACAGTTACTGCAAGCCAATGTCACCGCAAATAATGCACAGGATAACGCCCTGTTGCAGCATTTACAGGTATTAGGCTTGCCGACCATTCTGTTTTTTGACGCGCAAGGCAAAGAAATCCCTGACTCTCGCATCACCGGTTTCTTGAGTGCCGCCGACTTCCGCGCGCATTTGCACAATCTGTCGCGTTAA
- a CDS encoding tyrosine-type recombinase/integrase, producing the protein MKDAMTFEAILEDYFLNKFLREATEWSYRKVVKTFIEFNKGYILPESVTRTDVLKWRRYVLNDQGLSKRTWNNKVTHMRAIYNHAISNGMINIPDNPFNQVIVKPDIKRKKTLSGEQMKKIDLIMERKIELEDMGVNDPRPNALEPAWFWMTVIETLKYTGMRQNQLLHLRLCDIDLKLGIIELRAEGSKNHREHRVPVTARLRPRLEQLYHRAVQRGAKKGDQLFNINRFTQNKKRMTKAKNMDHPPLRAFFRRLSKECHCDVSPHRFRHTIATDLMKRPERSLNDVQMLLGHSSVAVTLEYVEANMDNLRRNLESAYAA; encoded by the coding sequence ATGAAAGATGCTATGACATTTGAAGCTATTCTGGAAGATTACTTCCTTAATAAATTTCTTCGTGAGGCTACAGAATGGAGTTACAGGAAAGTTGTAAAGACTTTTATCGAGTTTAACAAGGGATACATTCTTCCAGAAAGCGTTACCCGGACTGATGTCCTGAAATGGCGTCGTTATGTCCTGAATGACCAGGGATTAAGTAAACGCACGTGGAATAATAAAGTAACTCACATGCGAGCAATTTATAATCATGCAATCAGCAATGGTATGATTAATATCCCGGATAACCCATTTAATCAGGTTATCGTTAAACCGGATATCAAACGAAAAAAAACGCTGTCTGGCGAGCAAATGAAAAAAATAGATTTAATCATGGAGAGAAAGATAGAACTTGAAGACATGGGCGTGAATGACCCGAGGCCTAATGCTCTTGAACCTGCATGGTTCTGGATGACTGTAATTGAGACGCTCAAATACACCGGGATGCGGCAGAATCAACTTCTTCATCTACGTCTGTGTGACATAGATTTAAAACTCGGAATAATAGAATTGCGTGCCGAAGGCTCGAAAAATCATCGTGAACATCGCGTTCCCGTAACGGCCAGACTCAGACCACGTCTGGAACAGCTGTATCACAGGGCCGTTCAGAGAGGGGCCAAAAAAGGAGATCAGTTGTTTAATATCAATCGGTTTACTCAAAATAAAAAAAGAATGACTAAAGCCAAAAATATGGATCATCCTCCCCTTCGGGCCTTTTTCAGAAGGCTGTCAAAAGAGTGTCATTGTGATGTCAGTCCACATCGGTTCAGACATACGATAGCCACAGACCTGATGAAACGCCCGGAAAGGAGTCTGAATGACGTACAGATGCTGCTTGGACACTCCAGCGTAGCCGTGACACTGGAATACGTTGAAGCGAATATGGATAACCTCAGAAGGAACCTTGAATCAGCGTATGCTGCTTAG
- the aspA gene encoding aspartate ammonia-lyase produces MANNIRIEEDLLGMREVPADAYYGVHTLRAIENFYISNNKISDIPEFVRGMVMVKKAAALANKELQTIPRNIANTIIQACDEVLNNGKCMDQFPVDVYQGGAGTSVNMNTNEVLANIGLELMGHQKGEYQYLNPNDHVNKCQSTNDAYPTGFRIAVYASILKLLDGISQLSEGFQRKAVEFENILKMGRTQLQDAVPMTLGQEFHAFNVLLNEETRSILRTAELLLEVNLGATAIGTRLNTPDGYQQLAVQRLAEVSNLPVVPAEDLIEATSDCGAYVMVHSALKRLAVKLSKICNDLRLLSSGPRAGLNEINLPELQAGSSIMPAKVNPVVPEVVNQVCFKVIGNDITVTMASEAGQLQLNVMEPVIGQALFESISILTNACFNLLEKCVNGITANKAVCEAYVFNSIGIVTYLNPYIGHHNGDIVGKICAETGKSVREVVLERGLLTEAELDDIFSIQNLMHPTYKAKRYTDENEQ; encoded by the coding sequence ATGGCGAACAACATTCGTATCGAAGAAGACCTGTTAGGCATGCGCGAAGTCCCGGCAGACGCTTACTACGGTGTTCATACTCTGCGTGCGATTGAAAACTTCTACATTAGTAACAACAAAATCAGTGACATACCGGAGTTTGTCCGCGGTATGGTGATGGTGAAAAAAGCAGCCGCGCTCGCCAACAAAGAGCTGCAAACAATCCCTCGCAACATCGCAAACACCATTATTCAGGCCTGTGATGAAGTGCTGAATAACGGTAAATGCATGGATCAGTTCCCGGTTGACGTCTACCAGGGCGGCGCGGGTACCTCGGTTAACATGAACACCAATGAAGTGCTGGCGAACATCGGCCTGGAGCTGATGGGCCACCAGAAAGGTGAATACCAGTACCTTAACCCGAACGATCACGTGAACAAGTGTCAGTCCACCAACGACGCTTATCCTACCGGTTTCCGTATCGCGGTTTACGCCTCCATCCTGAAATTGCTGGATGGCATTAGCCAACTGAGCGAAGGCTTCCAGCGTAAAGCGGTCGAGTTCGAAAATATCCTCAAGATGGGTCGTACTCAGCTTCAGGATGCGGTACCGATGACGCTGGGCCAGGAGTTCCACGCGTTTAACGTGCTGCTGAATGAAGAAACCCGCAGCATTCTGCGCACGGCTGAACTGCTGCTGGAAGTAAACCTGGGCGCCACGGCAATCGGGACTCGCCTCAACACGCCGGATGGCTACCAGCAACTGGCGGTTCAGCGTCTGGCGGAAGTCAGTAATCTGCCAGTGGTACCTGCAGAAGACCTGATTGAAGCGACGTCCGACTGCGGTGCTTACGTGATGGTGCACTCCGCGCTGAAACGTCTGGCGGTGAAACTGTCGAAGATCTGTAACGACCTGCGCCTGCTCTCTTCCGGGCCACGTGCGGGTCTGAACGAAATCAACCTGCCAGAACTGCAGGCCGGTTCGTCAATCATGCCAGCCAAAGTGAACCCGGTCGTGCCAGAAGTGGTGAACCAGGTGTGCTTCAAGGTTATCGGCAACGACATTACCGTGACCATGGCGTCCGAAGCGGGTCAGCTGCAGCTGAACGTGATGGAACCGGTGATTGGCCAGGCGCTGTTCGAATCGATCAGCATTCTGACCAACGCCTGCTTCAACCTGCTGGAAAAATGCGTCAACGGCATCACGGCTAACAAAGCCGTATGTGAAGCTTACGTGTTCAACTCCATCGGTATCGTCACTTATCTCAACCCGTATATCGGCCACCATAATGGCGATATCGTCGGCAAGATTTGTGCGGAAACCGGTAAGAGCGTGCGTGAAGTGGTGCTGGAGCGCGGGTTGCTAACCGAAGCGGAACTGGATGACATCTTCTCGATTCAGAACCTGATGCATCCGACCTACAAAGCCAAACGCTACACCGACGAAAACGAACAGTAA
- a CDS encoding TraI domain-containing protein has protein sequence MRGLNWLTGRNRQQNSVDTEADSDIREQIKTSEAGWHPAQSAAACLASRDRRQLIKVLSENSPLSKPVTDAWWLSPLEQMAARVQACPAAWNGPFSGPGGFTDLSLTVATRAVRLVRGMMLPPGASPEEQSEQAPGWVCAVYWAGLFHHLNWLSQMEGGLKNGRVWYPGMSVPDVAWRVRPVQKKGGEMNGLYMALSLLPDTGMLWLQRWPALSDSLLLYLSGRRKESGILNSIISDVIISCGMPTGLTTAGVLSSELSPTPVSSGADDTPPKLYETEAIPLSSQGTEIAESVPIESAVVSYSAPHAETTMSAVVPLPELSLVLESALSREETEAEPEVEISSDGADHHASTENLMSMLDLMAHGQSPAERAVHSSTPGLAPSPDERSAGKSSDSEAHPGEIYLDWLRDSVEDGTISVNEKDSVLHVLAQFVFLVSPGCFYRYMSAKGEEAADKDRLQKNFESLSVHHSRNGKGLFHYHQYDSPDKSGRFTKVSGYMIKADIIFKKGCCPPDSVWLSAKK, from the coding sequence GTGCGCGGACTAAACTGGTTAACAGGCAGGAACAGACAGCAAAACAGTGTTGATACTGAGGCTGACTCTGATATCAGAGAGCAAATAAAGACGTCAGAGGCGGGCTGGCATCCTGCCCAAAGCGCTGCAGCCTGTTTAGCATCAAGGGATCGACGTCAGCTCATCAAAGTATTGTCAGAAAACAGTCCGCTTTCGAAACCCGTAACAGACGCATGGTGGCTAAGTCCCCTAGAGCAGATGGCTGCCCGCGTTCAGGCCTGCCCGGCAGCATGGAACGGCCCCTTTTCAGGCCCCGGGGGATTTACCGACCTGAGTCTCACGGTGGCCACGCGTGCCGTCAGGCTGGTGCGCGGTATGATGCTGCCACCGGGAGCCTCGCCTGAAGAGCAGTCAGAGCAGGCCCCTGGCTGGGTTTGTGCTGTGTACTGGGCCGGACTCTTCCATCACCTCAACTGGCTGTCGCAAATGGAAGGGGGGCTTAAGAACGGACGCGTCTGGTATCCGGGAATGAGTGTCCCCGACGTGGCCTGGCGGGTTCGCCCTGTGCAAAAAAAGGGGGGAGAGATGAATGGTTTGTATATGGCTCTCAGCCTGCTGCCGGACACCGGTATGCTGTGGCTGCAGCGCTGGCCAGCTCTGTCAGACAGCCTACTGCTTTACCTGTCAGGAAGGCGAAAGGAATCGGGGATACTTAACAGCATCATCAGTGATGTCATTATCAGCTGTGGCATGCCAACAGGGCTCACCACAGCCGGAGTACTGTCCTCTGAGTTGTCACCAACACCGGTTTCATCAGGGGCAGATGATACGCCCCCAAAATTATATGAAACCGAAGCGATCCCGTTGTCCAGTCAGGGTACAGAAATCGCTGAATCAGTACCAATTGAAAGTGCGGTTGTTTCCTATAGTGCTCCGCACGCAGAAACGACAATGTCTGCAGTTGTGCCGCTACCCGAACTCAGTCTGGTGCTGGAATCTGCACTGAGCAGGGAAGAAACAGAGGCCGAGCCTGAAGTGGAGATTTCGTCAGATGGAGCAGACCACCATGCCTCTACTGAAAACCTCATGTCAATGCTGGATCTGATGGCACATGGCCAGTCTCCGGCAGAGAGAGCGGTTCACTCCTCAACTCCCGGGTTGGCACCCTCACCAGACGAGCGGTCTGCGGGTAAATCCTCCGACAGCGAAGCCCACCCCGGAGAAATCTATCTGGACTGGCTCAGGGACAGCGTTGAGGATGGCACGATAAGCGTTAATGAAAAAGACAGTGTTTTACATGTACTGGCACAGTTTGTATTTCTTGTTTCTCCAGGCTGTTTTTACCGATACATGTCAGCAAAGGGTGAAGAAGCAGCTGATAAGGACCGGCTTCAGAAAAATTTCGAGTCGCTGAGCGTACATCATTCACGAAATGGTAAGGGACTGTTCCATTACCATCAATACGATTCGCCGGATAAAAGCGGTCGTTTTACGAAAGTGTCAGGCTACATGATTAAAGCCGACATTATCTTCAAAAAAGGGTGCTGCCCTCCGGACAGCGTATGGCTTTCAGCTAAAAAATAA
- the dicD gene encoding division control transcriptional repressor DicD: MQREQILEHALNVLEQSGLAATTSLQQLAGETGLAPEHLERYWPDRDALLYDALRYHGQQIDSWRRQIQLNEHLTAQQKLLARYDVLSEHVSKGRFPGCLFIAACSFYPQPDQPVHQLAEQQKRSSWQFTHEILVDLALDNPTMVADQMELILEGCLSKLLVKRNVQDVATARRLAEDVLSIALCRQNGALT, translated from the coding sequence TTGCAACGTGAACAGATTCTTGAGCATGCGCTGAATGTGCTTGAGCAAAGCGGCCTTGCCGCCACCACTTCCCTGCAGCAACTGGCGGGGGAAACCGGATTAGCACCCGAACATCTTGAACGATATTGGCCCGATCGCGATGCCCTGCTGTATGACGCGCTGCGCTATCACGGTCAGCAGATTGACAGCTGGCGCCGCCAGATACAGCTTAATGAACATCTCACGGCCCAACAAAAACTGCTGGCGCGCTATGACGTGTTATCCGAACACGTGAGCAAAGGACGTTTTCCTGGCTGCCTGTTTATCGCCGCCTGCAGTTTCTATCCGCAGCCTGACCAACCCGTGCATCAGCTTGCCGAGCAGCAGAAACGCAGCTCATGGCAGTTCACTCATGAGATTCTGGTGGATTTGGCACTGGATAACCCGACCATGGTGGCCGATCAAATGGAGCTGATTCTTGAAGGTTGTCTGAGCAAACTGTTGGTGAAACGCAACGTGCAGGATGTCGCCACCGCGCGTCGTCTGGCGGAAGATGTACTGAGCATTGCGCTGTGCCGGCAGAATGGGGCATTAACCTGA
- a CDS encoding anaerobic C4-dicarboxylate transporter, with protein sequence MVVVELLIVLLAIWLGARLGGIGIGFAGGLGVLVLTLFCGMKPGAIPFDVIEIIMAVIAAIAAMQIAGGLDYMVGLAERLLRRHPRYVTFLAPLVTYVMTLLAGTGHTAFSTLPVIAEVAKEQGVRPSRPLSIAVVASQIAITASPLSAAVVFFASILEPRGVSYLALLGVSIPATMAAIFCAAVITSFLGKELKDDEVYQARLAKGEVTLRGERVYEIKPGAKRAVLLFLIGIAAVVLYATAISDSVGLISNPVLPRNEAIVVFMLTVATLICLTCKVDTGEILSASTFKSGMSACICVMGVAWLGDTFVKAHLADIQTAAGDMLQSYPWMLALILFFAATLLYSQAATTKALMPAALMLGVSPLAAVASFAAVSALFVLPTYPTLLAAVEMDDTGSTRIGKFVFNHSFIIPGVLAIAFSVAFGFLFGSLIL encoded by the coding sequence ATGGTGGTAGTGGAATTACTGATTGTCCTGCTGGCAATCTGGCTTGGTGCGCGTTTAGGCGGCATTGGGATTGGATTTGCTGGCGGTTTAGGTGTGCTGGTGCTAACGCTGTTCTGCGGCATGAAACCAGGTGCGATTCCTTTTGATGTGATCGAAATTATTATGGCGGTGATTGCCGCGATAGCCGCCATGCAGATTGCGGGCGGGCTCGATTACATGGTCGGCCTGGCGGAACGCCTGCTGCGCCGCCATCCACGTTACGTCACCTTCCTCGCGCCACTCGTCACCTATGTAATGACGCTGCTGGCGGGTACCGGACACACTGCGTTCTCGACGCTCCCCGTCATCGCCGAAGTGGCTAAAGAGCAAGGTGTACGCCCTTCACGCCCACTGTCGATTGCGGTGGTCGCCTCACAAATCGCCATTACCGCTTCACCGCTTTCTGCGGCGGTGGTGTTCTTCGCCTCAATTCTTGAACCGCGCGGCGTCAGCTATCTGGCGCTGCTGGGCGTATCGATCCCTGCCACGATGGCCGCGATATTCTGTGCCGCCGTGATCACCAGCTTTCTCGGTAAAGAGTTAAAGGATGATGAGGTTTACCAGGCGCGACTCGCCAAAGGCGAAGTCACCCTGCGAGGCGAGCGCGTCTATGAGATTAAACCCGGGGCCAAGCGTGCCGTGCTGCTGTTCCTGATCGGCATCGCAGCGGTGGTGCTCTACGCCACGGCCATCAGCGACAGCGTTGGGCTAATCAGCAACCCAGTGCTGCCTCGTAACGAAGCGATTGTGGTGTTTATGCTCACCGTTGCCACACTGATTTGCCTAACCTGCAAAGTCGATACTGGCGAAATCCTCAGCGCCAGTACTTTCAAATCCGGCATGAGTGCCTGTATCTGCGTGATGGGCGTGGCATGGCTGGGCGATACCTTTGTCAAAGCCCACCTGGCGGACATCCAGACTGCAGCTGGCGATATGTTGCAGAGCTACCCGTGGATGCTGGCGTTGATATTGTTCTTCGCTGCTACCCTGCTCTATTCACAGGCAGCGACCACCAAGGCGTTGATGCCTGCGGCACTGATGCTCGGCGTTTCCCCGCTGGCCGCAGTCGCCTCCTTTGCCGCGGTTTCGGCACTGTTCGTGTTGCCGACCTATCCCACCTTATTGGCAGCAGTAGAAATGGATGACACCGGTTCGACCCGAATCGGCAAGTTTGTGTTTAATCACTCCTTTATCATTCCCGGCGTGTTGGCGATTGCCTTCTCGGTGGCGTTTGGCTTCCTGTTTGGGAGCCTGATTCTGTAG